One Poecilia reticulata strain Guanapo linkage group LG19, Guppy_female_1.0+MT, whole genome shotgun sequence genomic window carries:
- the phkg2 gene encoding phosphorylase b kinase gamma catalytic chain, liver/testis isoform isoform X2 codes for MTKDIVLGDELPDWVGAKEFYQKYDPKEVIGRGVSSVVRRCVHRHTGQELAVKIIEITAEKMTAQQLEEVKSSTLKEIQVLNMVKGHSSIITLIDSYESTTFIFLVFDLMRRGELFDYLTEKVTLSEKETRSIMRALLEAVQYLHSLSIVHRDLKPENILLDDHGHIKLSDFGFSVQLQPGQKLRELCGTPGYLAPEILKCSMDEMHPGYGKEVDLWACGVILFTLLAGSPPFWHRKQMLMLRMIMEGRYQFSSPEWDDRSDTVKDLISRLLVVDPAARLTAEQALAHSFFRLYQREDVRLFSPRKTFRVLIVSVLACIRMYSRYRRTRPLTREVLARDPYSLRGVRKLIDGCAFRIYGHWVKKGEQQNRAALFQNTAKIVLLGLEDFET; via the exons ATGACCAAGGACATCGTTCTCGGAGATGAATTACCTGACTGGGTGGGGGCGAAGGAGTTCTACCAGAAGTACGACCCCAAGGAGGTGATCGGCCG GGGGGTGAGCAGCGTGGTGAGGCGGTGTGTGCACCGACACACCGGCCAGGAGCTGGCCGTGAAGATCATCGAGATCACAGCCGAGAAGATGACGGcccagcagctggaggaggtgAAGAGCTCCACCCTGAAGGAGATCCAGGTCCTCAACATGGTGAAGGGCCATTCCTCCATCA TCACCCTGATTGATTCCTACGAGTCCACAACGTTCATATTTTTAGTGTTTGACCT AATGAGGAGAGGAGAGCTGTTTGACTACCTCACAGAAAAAGTGACTCTGAGTGAGAAGGAGACCAG GAGCATCATGCGCGCCCTGCTGGAGGCGGTGCAGTACCTGCACTCCCTCAGCATCGTCCACCGGGACCTGAAGCCGGAGAACATCCTGCTGGACGATCACGGACACATCAAGCTGTCCGACTTCGGCTtctctgtgcagctgcagcctggACAGAAGCTCAGAG AGCTCTGTGGAACACCTGGATACCTGGCGCCGGAAATACTGAAATGCTCCATGGATGAGATGCATCCAGGCTACGGGAAGGAGGTGGACCT CTGGGCCTGCGGCGTCATCCTCTTCACGCTGCTGGCCGGCTCGCCTCCGTTTTGGCACCGGAAGCAGATGCTGATGCTGCGGATGATCATGGAGGGCCGGTACCAGTTCAGCTCCCCGGAGTGGGACGACAGATCCGACACCGTGAAGGACCTG ATCTCCAGGCTGCTGGTGGTGGACCCGGCTGCCAGGCTGACCGCAGAGCAGGCGCTGGCTCACTCCTTCTTCAGGCTGTACCAGAGGGAAGACGTCCGTCTCTTCAGCCCCAGGAAGACGTTCAGG GTTCTGATCGTGAGCGTTCTGGCCTGCATCAGGATGTACAGCCGGTACCGGCGGACGCGACCTCTGACCCGGGAAGTTCTGGCCAGAGACCCGTACTCGCTCCGCGGCGTGCGGAAGCTCATCGACGGCTGCGCCTTCCGGATCTACGGCCACTGGGTGAAGAAGGGCGAGCAGCAGAACCGGGCCGCTCTGTTCCAGAACACGGCCAAGATCGTCCTGCTGGGCCTGGAGGACTTTGAGACGTAG
- the phkg2 gene encoding phosphorylase b kinase gamma catalytic chain, liver/testis isoform isoform X1, with product MTKDIVLGDELPDWVGAKEFYQKYDPKEVIGRGVSSVVRRCVHRHTGQELAVKIIEITAEKMTAQQLEEVKSSTLKEIQVLNMVKGHSSIITLIDSYESTTFIFLVFDLFVFVFLDRMRRGELFDYLTEKVTLSEKETRSIMRALLEAVQYLHSLSIVHRDLKPENILLDDHGHIKLSDFGFSVQLQPGQKLRELCGTPGYLAPEILKCSMDEMHPGYGKEVDLWACGVILFTLLAGSPPFWHRKQMLMLRMIMEGRYQFSSPEWDDRSDTVKDLISRLLVVDPAARLTAEQALAHSFFRLYQREDVRLFSPRKTFRVLIVSVLACIRMYSRYRRTRPLTREVLARDPYSLRGVRKLIDGCAFRIYGHWVKKGEQQNRAALFQNTAKIVLLGLEDFET from the exons ATGACCAAGGACATCGTTCTCGGAGATGAATTACCTGACTGGGTGGGGGCGAAGGAGTTCTACCAGAAGTACGACCCCAAGGAGGTGATCGGCCG GGGGGTGAGCAGCGTGGTGAGGCGGTGTGTGCACCGACACACCGGCCAGGAGCTGGCCGTGAAGATCATCGAGATCACAGCCGAGAAGATGACGGcccagcagctggaggaggtgAAGAGCTCCACCCTGAAGGAGATCCAGGTCCTCAACATGGTGAAGGGCCATTCCTCCATCA TCACCCTGATTGATTCCTACGAGTCCACAACGTTCATATTTTTAGTGTTTGACCT atttgtgtttgtttttctggacaGAATGAGGAGAGGAGAGCTGTTTGACTACCTCACAGAAAAAGTGACTCTGAGTGAGAAGGAGACCAG GAGCATCATGCGCGCCCTGCTGGAGGCGGTGCAGTACCTGCACTCCCTCAGCATCGTCCACCGGGACCTGAAGCCGGAGAACATCCTGCTGGACGATCACGGACACATCAAGCTGTCCGACTTCGGCTtctctgtgcagctgcagcctggACAGAAGCTCAGAG AGCTCTGTGGAACACCTGGATACCTGGCGCCGGAAATACTGAAATGCTCCATGGATGAGATGCATCCAGGCTACGGGAAGGAGGTGGACCT CTGGGCCTGCGGCGTCATCCTCTTCACGCTGCTGGCCGGCTCGCCTCCGTTTTGGCACCGGAAGCAGATGCTGATGCTGCGGATGATCATGGAGGGCCGGTACCAGTTCAGCTCCCCGGAGTGGGACGACAGATCCGACACCGTGAAGGACCTG ATCTCCAGGCTGCTGGTGGTGGACCCGGCTGCCAGGCTGACCGCAGAGCAGGCGCTGGCTCACTCCTTCTTCAGGCTGTACCAGAGGGAAGACGTCCGTCTCTTCAGCCCCAGGAAGACGTTCAGG GTTCTGATCGTGAGCGTTCTGGCCTGCATCAGGATGTACAGCCGGTACCGGCGGACGCGACCTCTGACCCGGGAAGTTCTGGCCAGAGACCCGTACTCGCTCCGCGGCGTGCGGAAGCTCATCGACGGCTGCGCCTTCCGGATCTACGGCCACTGGGTGAAGAAGGGCGAGCAGCAGAACCGGGCCGCTCTGTTCCAGAACACGGCCAAGATCGTCCTGCTGGGCCTGGAGGACTTTGAGACGTAG